The Patescibacteria group bacterium genome window below encodes:
- a CDS encoding glycine--tRNA ligase gives MKKEKNNGVELMDKIVSLCKRRGFIFPGSEIYGGMANSWDYGPLGVELKNNIKQAWWKKFVHSRTDMVGIDAALIMNPKVWEASGHLKNFTDPLVECKKCHERFRADKLISDNQKVVLLQKELSDFIEKYLKDNLGEAEGKANQVEYLTLGFDGEIKDSDYSGREQEKIIKYFKKAAQQAFDLIHYDVDVNEEGHYEGGWDFREAFLRRFSPVDIKDLAEELYLDREIKCPACDGRDWGATRQFNLMFKTFIGPAEESANVAYFRPETAQAMFVDFKQVAETSRKRIPFGIAQIGKAFRNEITPGNFIFRTREFEQMEIEYFIREKDWEKTFEYWHEEMYKWMGELGLKKEHLHDLEVPEKERAHYSKRTIDIEYDFPFGTDELYGLAYRTDFDLENHAKASGQSLEYLDPETQEKFIPHVIEPTFGVDRSVLAVLCESYNEEEAPTAEEGKTEPRVVLKFPKWLAPIKVAILPLSKKEELAKVARPIYEDLVKYFICEYDETQSIGKRYRRQDEIGTPYCVTVDFETLEDKSVTVRDRDTMKQERIKIEELVDYLKIKLEE, from the coding sequence ATGAAAAAAGAAAAAAATAATGGCGTCGAGTTGATGGATAAAATCGTTTCGCTCTGTAAGCGGCGCGGTTTTATTTTTCCCGGTTCGGAAATTTATGGCGGCATGGCAAATTCTTGGGATTACGGGCCGCTCGGAGTGGAATTGAAAAATAATATTAAACAGGCTTGGTGGAAAAAATTTGTTCATTCTCGGACAGATATGGTTGGGATTGACGCGGCGCTGATTATGAATCCGAAAGTTTGGGAAGCGTCGGGGCATTTGAAAAATTTTACCGATCCACTCGTGGAATGTAAAAAATGCCACGAGAGATTTCGCGCGGATAAGCTGATCAGTGATAATCAAAAAGTTGTTCTATTGCAAAAAGAGTTATCAGATTTTATAGAAAAATATTTGAAGGATAACCTCGGCGAGGCGGAAGGTAAGGCAAACCAAGTTGAATATCTTACCTTGGGGTTTGATGGTGAGATTAAAGATTCTGATTATTCAGGGAGAGAACAGGAAAAAATTATAAAGTATTTTAAAAAAGCTGCCCAACAAGCATTTGATTTAATACATTACGACGTAGACGTTAATGAGGAAGGTCACTATGAAGGTGGGTGGGATTTTAGGGAAGCATTTCTGCGACGATTTTCCCCAGTAGACATAAAAGATTTAGCTGAAGAATTATATCTTGATCGCGAAATAAAGTGCCCGGCTTGTGACGGGAGGGATTGGGGCGCTACACGTCAATTTAATTTGATGTTTAAAACTTTCATCGGTCCGGCTGAAGAGTCGGCGAATGTGGCGTATTTCCGGCCCGAAACGGCGCAGGCAATGTTTGTGGATTTTAAACAAGTGGCGGAAACTTCAAGAAAAAGAATTCCCTTTGGCATTGCCCAAATTGGCAAGGCTTTCAGAAATGAAATTACACCGGGAAATTTTATTTTTCGCACCCGCGAGTTTGAACAAATGGAAATAGAATATTTTATCCGGGAAAAAGATTGGGAAAAGACTTTTGAATATTGGCATGAGGAAATGTATAAATGGATGGGGGAGTTGGGTTTGAAAAAAGAGCATCTGCACGATTTGGAAGTTCCGGAAAAAGAACGGGCGCATTATTCCAAACGGACAATTGATATTGAATATGATTTTCCTTTTGGCACGGATGAACTTTACGGCCTGGCTTATCGCACAGATTTTGATTTAGAAAATCACGCGAAAGCGAGCGGCCAGAGTTTAGAATATTTGGATCCGGAAACGCAGGAAAAATTTATTCCGCACGTGATTGAACCGACTTTTGGAGTGGATCGTTCTGTTCTCGCTGTGCTTTGCGAATCATATAATGAAGAAGAAGCGCCGACGGCGGAAGAAGGAAAAACAGAGCCACGGGTGGTTTTAAAATTTCCGAAATGGCTCGCGCCGATTAAAGTCGCGATTTTGCCGCTTTCCAAAAAAGAGGAATTGGCAAAAGTGGCTCGGCCGATTTACGAAGACTTGGTCAAATATTTCATTTGCGAATACGACGAAACGCAATCCATCGGCAAACGCTACCGTCGCCAGGATGAAATCGGCACGCCGTATTGTGTGACAGTTGATTTTGAAACTTTGGAAGATAAATCCGTGACGGTGCGCGACCGCGACACAATGAAACAAGAAAGAATAAAGATTGAGGAATTGGTTGATTATTTAAAAATTAAATTGGAGGAGTAA
- the rpmG gene encoding 50S ribosomal protein L33, with protein MSQENLIKMECSVCKHVNYFSHKNKKTLKNRLELKKYCKWCKKHTAHKETK; from the coding sequence ATGTCACAGGAAAATTTAATCAAAATGGAGTGTTCAGTCTGTAAGCACGTCAATTATTTTTCCCATAAAAATAAAAAGACATTGAAGAACAGACTGGAGCTCAAAAAATACTGCAAGTGGTGCAAAAAACACACTGCTCACAAAGAAACGAAATAA
- a CDS encoding hydrolase, which translates to MNNENKECCPKFNPEKWDEKTYTWDNKPFIKETIPTFFHIPLSSMIGKKVTKMCKMMEDSKKAEANSEDVLLLFHDPSAFKSEIFLSVTGLVENANNVNLSGTFVAKVFSGPYNSIPKFVKQIDEYLAAQGKKAKDYYVHYAYCPKCAKKYGDNYMILFAQI; encoded by the coding sequence ATGAACAACGAAAACAAAGAATGTTGCCCAAAATTTAATCCAGAAAAATGGGACGAAAAAACGTATACCTGGGATAACAAGCCGTTCATAAAAGAAACTATTCCCACATTTTTTCACATACCGCTTTCCTCAATGATTGGTAAAAAAGTTACTAAAATGTGCAAGATGATGGAAGATTCAAAAAAGGCAGAGGCTAATAGTGAAGATGTTTTATTATTATTTCACGATCCCAGCGCCTTTAAATCAGAAATATTTTTATCGGTTACCGGTCTGGTGGAAAACGCGAATAATGTAAATCTTTCCGGCACATTTGTTGCTAAAGTTTTTTCCGGCCCATATAATTCCATCCCAAAATTCGTAAAACAAATTGATGAATATTTGGCGGCGCAAGGAAAGAAAGCTAAAGATTATTATGTTCATTACGCCTACTGCCCCAAGTGCGCGAAAAAATACGGCGATAACTACATGATTTTATTTGCCCAGATTTAA
- a CDS encoding fused MFS/spermidine synthase, protein MPEERKQEVLKLPSLIVFVSSFCLMVLELVAGRLMAPYLGVSLYTWTSIIGIILAGISLGNYLGGRLADQKLSRQILGSTFFLAGISSAAVLYLVPTLGTVFGKMNLPLALSTSLFSLVIFFPASMFLGCITPMVIKFDLKNLEKTGRTVGKISAMATLGSILGTFATGFFLISFFSTKFVVIGISAVLIFLGILVFGQGQGKGLLKDKANIIFSLIFVGSFFLPQTCDKETNYYCIKASVTESESEAAQGYILKLDHLIHSFVYPGREEILTYDYEKLYKFLTDYWINDNGKSNFSALFLGGGGYTLPRYFEKNYLSGNLLVAEIDPGVTNFNYQKLSLNPETKIKTINQDARIYLQRLPADQKYDLILGDAFNDFSVPYHLTTLEFGKVVKEHLAPGGFYAVNVIDDYQHGKFVSSFVKTLEEIFPYVYLAPLTTDWQKAHRNTFVVLANEKPINEDQWAAVLRVLEQGGQYSNMDKASYLVGKDETQKFLEEKGAIVLTDDYVPTDNLLAPVFNYAY, encoded by the coding sequence ATGCCCGAAGAGCGAAAGCAGGAAGTTCTAAAACTCCCGAGCCTCATTGTTTTCGTGAGCAGTTTTTGTCTCATGGTCTTGGAACTCGTGGCCGGAAGACTTATGGCGCCATACCTCGGCGTCTCTCTTTATACTTGGACAAGTATTATTGGTATAATTTTAGCCGGCATCAGTTTGGGGAATTATTTGGGCGGCCGCCTTGCCGACCAGAAACTTTCTAGGCAAATTTTAGGATCAACTTTTTTTCTCGCGGGAATTTCTTCCGCCGCCGTGCTTTATCTTGTCCCAACGCTCGGAACGGTTTTTGGGAAAATGAATTTGCCGCTCGCTCTTTCAACTTCTCTCTTTTCTTTAGTTATTTTTTTTCCGGCAAGTATGTTTTTAGGATGCATTACGCCGATGGTTATAAAGTTTGATTTAAAAAATTTGGAGAAAACCGGGCGGACGGTCGGAAAAATTTCCGCCATGGCCACACTTGGAAGTATTTTGGGAACTTTTGCCACGGGATTTTTTCTAATTTCTTTTTTTTCCACAAAGTTCGTGGTGATTGGCATTTCAGCAGTTTTAATTTTTTTGGGAATTTTGGTTTTTGGCCAAGGCCAAGGAAAAGGGTTATTAAAAGATAAGGCTAATATAATTTTCAGTTTGATTTTTGTCGGGAGTTTTTTTCTGCCACAAACCTGCGATAAAGAAACAAATTATTATTGCATCAAAGCGTCGGTGACAGAGAGTGAAAGCGAAGCGGCTCAGGGCTACATTTTAAAACTTGACCACTTAATCCATAGTTTTGTCTATCCGGGCCGCGAGGAAATTCTGACTTACGATTACGAAAAACTTTATAAATTTCTGACTGATTATTGGATAAACGATAACGGCAAATCAAATTTTTCAGCGCTTTTTTTAGGCGGCGGGGGATACACCCTGCCCAGATATTTTGAAAAAAATTATTTAAGCGGCAATCTTCTGGTGGCGGAAATTGATCCGGGCGTGACAAATTTCAATTATCAAAAATTAAGTTTAAACCCGGAAACGAAAATCAAGACCATAAATCAAGACGCGCGGATATATCTCCAGCGGTTGCCGGCCGACCAAAAATATGATTTAATCCTTGGAGACGCTTTCAATGATTTTTCCGTGCCGTATCACCTCACAACTCTGGAATTTGGGAAAGTGGTGAAGGAACATTTGGCGCCCGGCGGATTTTACGCCGTGAATGTGATTGATGATTACCAGCATGGAAAGTTTGTCAGTTCTTTTGTAAAAACCTTAGAAGAAATTTTTCCGTATGTATATCTTGCCCCACTCACCACAGATTGGCAAAAAGCGCACCGCAATACCTTCGTTGTTTTAGCGAATGAAAAACCAATAAATGAGGACCAATGGGCCGCGGTGCTTCGAGTATTGGAGCAAGGCGGGCAATATAGCAATATGGATAAAGCGAGTTATCTTGTGGGCAAAGATGAAACGCAGAAATTTTTGGAAGAAAAGGGAGCGATTGTTTTGACCGACGATTATGTTCCGACCGACAATCTCTTAGCGCCGGTTTTCAATTACGCGTATTAA
- the tpiA gene encoding triose-phosphate isomerase: MKKKIFVANWKMNLTVAETENLTEKLSQELRTLADKKTEIILCPAFPALDNLSAILKKENPADFKIGAQDVFWEEKGAFTGEVSVKMLKEADCQYVIVGHSERRKNLGETDEMVNKKVKILLENDLTPIVCVGETFEERQKGIRDVVVARETAAAMDGVNLFGNKKIIIAYEPVWVIGTGQAVEPEDAEHSHRMIREALFEIFPVDIVEKHFQIIYGGSIDDKNIKDFLERENIEGVLVGGASLKTEEFVKMIKAIA, from the coding sequence ATGAAAAAAAAGATTTTTGTCGCCAACTGGAAGATGAACCTGACTGTCGCCGAAACAGAAAATCTTACGGAAAAATTGAGCCAAGAATTACGGACTCTCGCGGATAAAAAAACAGAAATAATTCTTTGTCCGGCTTTTCCCGCCCTGGACAATCTTTCAGCTATTTTAAAAAAAGAAAATCCCGCGGATTTTAAAATTGGGGCGCAAGATGTTTTTTGGGAAGAGAAGGGCGCGTTTACCGGAGAAGTTTCAGTGAAAATGTTAAAAGAAGCCGATTGCCAATATGTGATTGTCGGTCATTCGGAGCGGCGGAAAAATTTGGGAGAGACAGACGAGATGGTAAACAAAAAAGTAAAAATTTTATTAGAAAACGATCTTACTCCGATTGTTTGTGTTGGAGAAACTTTTGAAGAAAGACAAAAAGGAATTCGCGACGTCGTCGTGGCGCGAGAAACTGCGGCGGCGATGGATGGCGTAAATCTTTTTGGAAATAAAAAAATTATTATTGCTTACGAACCGGTCTGGGTTATCGGCACGGGCCAGGCAGTGGAGCCTGAAGACGCGGAACATTCTCATCGGATGATCCGCGAGGCGCTGTTTGAAATTTTTCCGGTAGACATCGTGGAAAAACATTTCCAAATTATTTATGGCGGCAGCATTGACGACAAAAATATAAAAGATTTTTTGGAGCGGGAAAATATAGAGGGAGTTTTGGTCGGCGGCGCTTCGCTTAAAACCGAAGAATTTGTTAAAATGATAAAAGCGATAGCATAA
- a CDS encoding undecaprenyl-diphosphate phosphatase gives MTFFHAIILGIVEGVTEFLPVSSTGHLILTSKLFQLPSTEFLKSFEIAIQLGAILAVVVLYWKSFFVKFEILKKIIVAFLPTAALGLIFYKIVKQFLLGSEEVVLWALFLGGVFLIIFEWKYSEKPDAVDGVEKITWRQAIVIGLFQSVAIIPGVSRAAATIVGGLILGLKRKTIVEFSFLLAVPIMVAATGLDLLKSGGNFSLREFGLIAIGFAFSFFTALAAIKFFLNFIKNHSFIFFGVYRVLLALVWWVGALFILRV, from the coding sequence ATGACTTTTTTTCACGCGATAATTTTGGGAATAGTTGAGGGTGTTACAGAATTTCTCCCGGTTTCTTCGACCGGGCATTTGATTTTGACTTCAAAACTTTTTCAACTTCCCTCAACAGAATTTTTAAAAAGTTTTGAAATCGCCATCCAGCTCGGAGCGATTTTAGCAGTAGTTGTTCTTTATTGGAAATCTTTCTTTGTTAAGTTTGAAATTTTGAAAAAAATAATTGTCGCTTTTCTGCCAACGGCGGCGCTCGGATTAATTTTTTACAAAATCGTCAAGCAATTTTTGTTGGGAAGCGAGGAAGTTGTTTTATGGGCGCTGTTTTTAGGCGGTGTTTTTTTGATTATATTTGAATGGAAATATAGTGAAAAACCGGACGCCGTGGATGGCGTGGAAAAAATAACTTGGCGGCAAGCGATAGTAATTGGTCTTTTTCAGTCGGTGGCGATTATTCCCGGGGTTTCCCGCGCCGCCGCGACAATTGTCGGCGGTTTAATTCTTGGTTTAAAAAGAAAAACAATTGTTGAATTTTCTTTTCTGCTTGCCGTGCCAATCATGGTTGCAGCTACCGGACTTGATCTTTTAAAAAGCGGCGGAAATTTTTCTTTGAGGGAGTTTGGCCTTATTGCCATCGGCTTTGCTTTTTCCTTTTTCACGGCGCTAGCGGCGATTAAATTTTTCTTGAATTTCATCAAAAATCATTCTTTTATTTTTTTCGGAGTTTATCGAGTTCTTTTGGCGCTTGTTTGGTGGGTTGGCGCGCTGTTTATCTTGCGGGTTTAA
- a CDS encoding tetratricopeptide repeat protein, translated as MSPYDIIPLGIIALSLAGIIFIIVKKFPILASINIETIKSEQEAVKKEKIVAERLSRKISSMGKFLYALLLPIGRVLKLFFSKIYEKVLDWEKKYGKKKKKPISLPDSEEEIKTLFFEAEECSRTGKLEEAEQKCIGIISLDHKNIDAYKKLGAIYVEQKNYENAFETFRHILKLNPNDVETIFDLASLHRERGENEEALANFKRAVELEPTSPKNLDFLIDISIIVKNKDLAEETLKKLKEVNPENQKLAEFEERIKAM; from the coding sequence ATGTCTCCTTACGATATTATTCCATTAGGAATTATAGCACTTTCTTTGGCCGGAATTATTTTTATTATTGTTAAGAAATTTCCCATTTTGGCGTCCATTAATATTGAAACTATAAAGAGTGAGCAGGAGGCTGTTAAAAAAGAAAAAATAGTCGCGGAAAGACTTAGCCGAAAAATTTCCAGCATGGGAAAGTTTCTGTACGCGCTTCTTTTGCCGATCGGCCGAGTCCTAAAGTTATTCTTTTCAAAAATTTACGAGAAAGTTTTGGATTGGGAAAAAAAATATGGCAAGAAAAAGAAAAAGCCTATTTCGCTTCCTGATTCAGAGGAAGAAATTAAAACTCTTTTTTTTGAAGCGGAGGAATGTTCAAGAACAGGAAAGTTGGAAGAAGCAGAGCAAAAATGTATAGGTATTATTTCTCTCGATCATAAAAATATAGACGCGTATAAAAAATTGGGCGCGATTTACGTTGAACAAAAAAATTATGAGAATGCTTTTGAAACTTTCAGGCATATTCTCAAATTAAATCCCAATGACGTAGAGACGATTTTTGATTTGGCTTCACTTCATCGAGAGCGGGGAGAAAATGAGGAGGCACTCGCAAATTTCAAGCGAGCAGTTGAACTTGAACCGACAAGTCCTAAAAACCTTGATTTTTTAATTGATATAAGTATAATAGTAAAGAATAAAGATTTGGCCGAAGAAACACTTAAGAAGCTAAAAGAGGTTAATCCTGAAAATCAGAAGCTCGCGGAATTTGAAGAAAGAATAAAAGCAATGTAG
- a CDS encoding cold shock domain-containing protein, whose translation MMKGTIKTLVAEKNFGFITPEDGSKDVFFHATSLQGVEFGQLQSGDAVTFDVEQSEKGPRAVNVAKE comes from the coding sequence ATTATGAAAGGTACAATCAAAACCTTGGTAGCGGAAAAGAATTTCGGTTTTATCACCCCAGAAGACGGATCAAAGGATGTCTTTTTCCATGCCACAAGCCTTCAGGGCGTTGAATTCGGACAATTGCAATCAGGCGATGCTGTGACGTTTGACGTCGAGCAGTCGGAAAAAGGTCCGAGAGCCGTGAATGTTGCAAAAGAGTAA
- a CDS encoding DEAD/DEAH box helicase has product MTTKTQTAVRFSDLGLSGKMLSILERQNFSVPTPIQHKCIPSALEGRDIVGIAQTGTGKTLAFGLPMIERLARNRGQALILMPTRELALQVDEVLQKIGRQIGLKTAVVIGGASSYQQLQMLRRRPHVVVSTPGRLIDHLQQKNYSLRNVKIIILDEADRMLDIGFAPQLKQILSMAPTERQTMLFSATMPGAIAQIAAGHMKTPMRIEVAPSGTPAENIDQKIFIISKERKMQLLDKTLTDNFGTALIFARTKFGAKKIAANLSASGYRAAEIHSNRSLAQRKEALNGFKSGKYRVLVATDIAARGIDVNDIAMVINFDLPDNPEDYVHRIGRTGRAGNSGQAISFATPAETYDIRQIERLIRRAIPVVGLPVLPERRVSFQETDRGHSRGSGNFARSKNHNFGGRSGNSKRRNPGRQWRGRS; this is encoded by the coding sequence ATGACAACAAAAACACAAACGGCTGTTCGCTTTAGCGATCTTGGTCTCTCGGGAAAAATGCTTTCCATTCTGGAACGGCAAAATTTTTCCGTTCCAACTCCTATTCAGCATAAATGTATTCCCTCGGCCTTGGAAGGGCGGGATATTGTGGGTATTGCTCAGACAGGCACGGGCAAGACCCTGGCTTTTGGTTTACCGATGATTGAGCGGTTGGCAAGAAACAGGGGACAGGCTTTGATTTTAATGCCGACAAGAGAACTTGCTCTTCAGGTTGATGAGGTTTTGCAGAAAATCGGACGCCAAATCGGCCTTAAAACCGCGGTCGTGATCGGCGGCGCGTCTTCATATCAGCAATTACAAATGTTACGTCGCAGACCGCACGTCGTGGTTTCAACACCTGGCCGTTTGATTGATCATCTTCAGCAAAAAAATTATTCGTTGCGAAACGTAAAAATTATTATTTTGGATGAAGCCGACCGTATGCTGGATATTGGTTTCGCGCCGCAACTCAAACAGATTTTATCTATGGCGCCGACCGAGCGGCAAACTATGCTTTTTTCCGCGACAATGCCAGGAGCGATCGCCCAAATCGCCGCGGGGCATATGAAAACCCCTATGCGGATTGAAGTTGCGCCGTCTGGCACTCCGGCTGAAAATATTGACCAAAAAATATTTATTATCAGTAAGGAACGAAAAATGCAGTTGTTGGATAAAACGTTGACTGATAATTTTGGGACAGCGTTGATTTTTGCCCGCACAAAATTCGGCGCTAAAAAAATCGCGGCAAATTTGAGCGCGTCAGGATATCGGGCGGCGGAAATTCATTCCAATCGGTCTCTCGCCCAGCGCAAAGAGGCACTCAACGGATTTAAGTCCGGAAAATATCGCGTGCTAGTTGCTACGGATATTGCTGCTCGCGGCATTGATGTTAATGACATTGCTATGGTTATAAATTTTGATTTGCCTGATAATCCGGAAGATTATGTCCATCGCATCGGACGCACCGGCCGAGCCGGAAATTCCGGCCAGGCAATATCGTTTGCCACTCCGGCGGAAACATATGACATTCGGCAGATTGAGCGGTTGATCAGACGAGCAATTCCTGTGGTGGGATTGCCGGTTTTGCCCGAGCGTCGCGTTAGTTTTCAAGAAACCGACCGAGGCCATAGTCGCGGAAGTGGCAACTTTGCCCGAAGCAAAAATCATAATTTTGGCGGCCGAAGCGGCAATTCAAAAAGAAGAAATCCGGGGAGACAGTGGAGAGGCCGTTCTTGA
- a CDS encoding ketose-bisphosphate aldolase, with protein sequence MPLVHIKNLLKDASRGEYALGAFNTQNLETTLAIMRAAEENRASLVIQVSEATIDYAGLESITEIMKTAAKKEMKLGRAALHLDHGKKFESIVNCIKAGFSSIMMDASHLPFRENIAITRRAAQYAHKHGVFAQGELGRLAGVEDVVRVAGHEAFMTHPDEAAEFVKKTGIDTLAVSVGNVHGIMKIRKGVPKLDLARLKEIGKKVKVPLVLHGASGIPKEEIKKAIKLGIRIINIDTEIRLAFTDSLRTTLSGDKSIFDPRKVLTPAMTAMEKVVAEKIKIFGSARK encoded by the coding sequence ATGCCACTTGTCCACATCAAAAATTTATTGAAAGATGCGAGCCGCGGGGAATACGCCCTCGGCGCGTTTAACACGCAGAATCTGGAAACTACTTTGGCGATAATGCGCGCAGCCGAAGAAAATCGCGCGTCGCTTGTGATTCAAGTCAGCGAGGCGACGATTGATTACGCTGGTTTGGAATCAATCACGGAAATTATGAAAACCGCGGCGAAGAAGGAAATGAAACTCGGACGGGCGGCCCTGCATCTTGATCACGGGAAAAAATTTGAATCAATAGTAAATTGCATTAAGGCCGGGTTTTCTTCAATTATGATGGACGCATCGCATTTGCCCTTTCGAGAAAATATCGCGATAACGCGACGGGCGGCGCAATACGCGCATAAACACGGAGTTTTTGCTCAAGGAGAATTGGGGCGTCTCGCGGGCGTGGAAGATGTTGTTCGCGTTGCCGGACACGAAGCTTTTATGACGCATCCGGATGAGGCGGCGGAATTTGTTAAAAAAACCGGCATTGACACGCTCGCGGTTTCCGTTGGCAATGTTCACGGCATAATGAAAATAAGAAAAGGCGTGCCAAAATTAGACCTCGCGCGCTTGAAAGAAATCGGAAAAAAAGTTAAGGTCCCATTAGTGTTGCATGGCGCTTCAGGCATTCCAAAGGAAGAAATAAAAAAAGCGATAAAATTAGGTATCAGAATTATTAATATTGATACAGAAATCAGGTTGGCTTTTACGGATTCTCTTCGAACAACACTTTCAGGAGATAAAAGTATTTTTGATCCAAGGAAAGTTTTGACGCCCGCGATGACGGCGATGGAAAAAGTTGTGGCAGAGAAGATAAAGATTTTTGGCAGCGCGAGGAAATAA
- a CDS encoding pitrilysin family protein — translation MFEKKVLKSGLRLITSPISGTEAATILVLCKVGSRYEELAQNGVSHFIEHMMFKGTKKRPETIDISRDLDSVGAEYNAFTSRDNTGYYIKIEQDKIELALDMLSDMLWNSKFDEKEIKSESGVISEEIRMYEDNPMMFIEDLLEQTMFGDHPLGRKISGDVATVKSFNRKMMLEYRDKFYQPNNTVLALAGKFDNKAVVLAEKYFGAGGVKVKPAFKKFDFSVKEAKPKLKVQFKETEQVQLAIGFPGFSHSDSKLYALQLMSIILGGYMSSRLFISIREKRGLCYFIRSYTNVYEDTGNLVIQSGLDKTRITSAIGAIFEELDKIARNGVTEEELERAKECVKGRLVLALEDSSQVADWYAKQDLLTGEILTPEEKVKKVFAVAAGDIKKIAEEVMQKKNMTVALIGPFKDETPFAKFLKL, via the coding sequence ATGTTTGAAAAAAAAGTATTAAAGAGCGGATTGCGTTTGATTACTTCGCCAATTTCCGGCACGGAAGCGGCGACGATTTTGGTTTTGTGTAAAGTCGGTTCGCGTTATGAAGAGTTGGCGCAAAATGGCGTTTCCCATTTTATTGAACACATGATGTTTAAGGGAACAAAAAAACGGCCAGAGACGATTGATATTTCCCGCGATTTGGACAGCGTGGGGGCCGAGTATAATGCTTTTACTTCGCGCGACAACACTGGTTATTATATAAAAATTGAGCAAGATAAAATTGAGTTGGCGCTGGACATGCTTTCCGATATGCTTTGGAATTCTAAATTCGATGAAAAAGAAATTAAGAGCGAATCGGGAGTAATTTCTGAAGAAATCAGGATGTATGAAGATAATCCAATGATGTTTATTGAAGATCTTTTGGAGCAGACAATGTTTGGCGATCATCCGCTCGGACGGAAAATCAGCGGTGATGTGGCGACCGTGAAAAGTTTCAATAGAAAAATGATGTTGGAATACAGAGATAAATTTTATCAGCCAAATAATACGGTTCTGGCTTTGGCCGGAAAATTTGATAATAAGGCCGTGGTGCTCGCGGAAAAATATTTTGGCGCGGGCGGAGTTAAAGTAAAACCAGCTTTTAAAAAATTTGATTTTTCCGTAAAAGAAGCTAAGCCGAAATTAAAAGTTCAATTTAAAGAAACCGAGCAGGTTCAGCTCGCTATCGGCTTCCCTGGTTTTTCCCATTCCGATTCGAAACTTTACGCGCTTCAATTGATGAGTATAATTTTGGGCGGCTATATGAGTTCACGCCTTTTTATTTCCATTCGCGAGAAGCGAGGATTGTGTTATTTTATCAGATCATACACGAATGTTTATGAAGACACAGGAAATTTAGTAATCCAGTCCGGACTTGATAAAACAAGAATTACCTCGGCAATCGGCGCGATTTTTGAAGAGCTGGATAAAATTGCCCGAAACGGCGTGACCGAGGAAGAATTAGAACGGGCGAAGGAGTGCGTTAAAGGGCGCCTCGTTTTGGCGCTTGAAGATTCAAGCCAGGTGGCTGATTGGTATGCCAAGCAGGATCTTTTGACTGGAGAAATTTTGACACCGGAAGAAAAAGTGAAAAAAGTTTTTGCCGTGGCAGCGGGCGATATCAAAAAAATTGCCGAAGAGGTAATGCAGAAAAAAAATATGACAGTTGCTCTGATCGGGCCGTTCAAAGATGAAACGCCGTTCGCGAAATTTTTAAAGTTATAA
- a CDS encoding 23S rRNA (pseudouridine(1915)-N(3))-methyltransferase RlmH has product MFNVVLLAVGKVKEKHWQTAVKEYLARLKPYARVIIEEVEPEPFKRESDKEKAKQKEGERLLTALSKYSDSEIIILDERGRELTSLEFSEFFSREPRRVVFVIGGALGFSENFSKRTFTKIALSKMTLPHEFARVVLLEQIYRAATIVSGKSYHY; this is encoded by the coding sequence ATGTTTAACGTTGTTCTTTTAGCTGTAGGAAAAGTTAAAGAAAAACATTGGCAGACGGCAGTGAAAGAATATTTGGCGCGGTTAAAGCCGTACGCCAGAGTTATTATTGAAGAAGTGGAGCCTGAACCATTTAAACGGGAATCGGACAAGGAAAAAGCAAAACAAAAGGAAGGGGAAAGGTTGCTCACGGCGTTATCCAAATATTCAGACAGCGAAATCATTATTCTTGATGAACGCGGTCGGGAATTAACTTCGCTGGAATTTTCTGAATTTTTTAGTCGTGAGCCGCGGCGTGTGGTTTTTGTTATCGGGGGCGCCTTAGGTTTCAGTGAAAATTTTTCCAAAAGAACTTTTACTAAAATAGCTCTGTCAAAAATGACTTTGCCGCACGAATTCGCGAGAGTGGTTTTGTTGGAACAAATTTATCGGGCGGCGACGATTGTTTCAGGAAAGAGTTATCATTATTGA